In Paenibacillus larvae subsp. larvae, the following proteins share a genomic window:
- a CDS encoding phage tail terminator family protein, which translates to MNQVKDGVIRKLKTLYPDEKVSDEKIRQGLENVRFFVKVLDTAQNRELDRRYKRCVFLDIHYFASSYEEAYEVAETLYEGMEYIQVGEHTVRGTGMRSEIVDDVLHFFISFDYHVIKPKAPGTKLQGLEQEGIIRE; encoded by the coding sequence ATGAATCAAGTTAAAGATGGAGTTATCCGGAAGTTAAAGACGCTATACCCGGATGAGAAGGTTTCCGATGAGAAGATCCGGCAAGGGTTAGAGAATGTTCGCTTCTTCGTCAAGGTACTGGATACAGCGCAGAATAGGGAGTTAGACCGCCGCTATAAGCGATGTGTCTTCTTGGATATCCATTACTTTGCTTCATCCTATGAAGAGGCGTACGAGGTAGCAGAGACGCTCTATGAAGGCATGGAGTATATACAAGTTGGGGAACACACAGTCCGGGGAACCGGGATGAGAAGCGAGATTGTGGACGATGTTTTACATTTTTTCATTTCATTTGATTACCATGTCATCAAACCAAAAGCGCCTGGCACAAAGCTGCAAGGATTAGAGCAGGAGGGAATTATCCGTGAGTAA
- a CDS encoding HK97 gp10 family phage protein produces MAKWGDVDFSELTKFTKNLEKASNSDLIGRFISDFLIEMAMRADRKIKKRTPVGKTGQLRRNWKVGSVQKMGNEYVVEISNETHYGSFVEYGHRTRDLKGWVEGRFMITISMKEIERELPKYLEKRFTKFLEGLIG; encoded by the coding sequence ATGGCCAAATGGGGAGATGTAGACTTTTCAGAGCTTACGAAGTTTACTAAGAATCTTGAAAAAGCGTCCAATAGTGATCTGATTGGGCGCTTTATTTCGGACTTTTTGATTGAAATGGCGATGCGGGCAGATAGAAAGATCAAAAAACGCACGCCTGTAGGCAAGACTGGACAACTAAGGCGAAACTGGAAAGTGGGAAGTGTACAGAAGATGGGGAATGAGTATGTCGTAGAAATATCTAATGAAACCCATTACGGCTCGTTTGTAGAGTACGGGCATCGGACCAGAGACCTGAAAGGATGGGTGGAAGGTCGATTTATGATTACCATTTCCATGAAAGAGATCGAAAGGGAGCTGCCTAAGTACCTTGAAAAAAGGTTCACAAAATTCCTCGAAGGGCTGATAGGATGA
- a CDS encoding DNA-packaging protein, with protein sequence MSMSGNDILAIVKLRLGLPDEFDALVLSYVKEIGERILHYCNIKVIPAALHEVWTSMVIDILRIEQPKLPGIEETNGTAENIKIGDTSISPANSSSVTNASKKVMESIVTNYRVDLNPYRKMRW encoded by the coding sequence ATGAGCATGTCAGGGAATGACATCCTAGCAATCGTAAAGCTTCGCCTTGGCCTCCCTGATGAGTTCGACGCATTGGTCCTATCCTACGTGAAGGAAATCGGGGAGCGCATTCTTCATTATTGCAATATTAAAGTTATCCCCGCAGCTTTACATGAGGTGTGGACCTCCATGGTGATCGATATACTGCGAATTGAGCAGCCGAAACTTCCGGGAATCGAAGAAACGAACGGGACAGCCGAGAATATTAAGATTGGGGACACCTCCATCAGTCCGGCGAATAGCTCCAGCGTGACGAACGCATCAAAAAAAGTAATGGAGTCCATCGTCACCAACTACCGGGTAGATTTAAACCCGTACAGGAAAATGAGGTGGTAG
- a CDS encoding DUF7210 family protein: MAKKPDQTEADKKQLTAKKAQSQKEQYVKVQWVTNVKYRGNIYYAGQRTDVRDDDYSTLVNEKVIRLEEGQDEHVRE; this comes from the coding sequence ATGGCTAAAAAACCGGATCAGACAGAGGCAGATAAGAAGCAATTAACGGCAAAAAAAGCGCAATCGCAAAAAGAACAATACGTGAAGGTGCAATGGGTTACAAATGTGAAATACCGAGGCAACATCTATTATGCGGGACAGCGAACTGATGTTCGAGACGATGATTATAGCACTCTTGTAAATGAGAAGGTCATTCGTTTAGAGGAGGGACAAGATGAGCATGTCAGGGAATGA